Proteins from a single region of Dictyostelium discoideum AX4 chromosome 5 chromosome, whole genome shotgun sequence:
- the apm1 gene encoding clathrin-adaptor medium chain AP-1 has product MAASAIFLMDSKGKVLISRNYRGDVPMSVASKFISKILEEEDLNLKPIIQEDGISYIYVKHNNLFLLATTERNANAATILLFLYKMIEVFNEYFKELEEESIRDNFVVIYELMDEMMDFGYPQSTEPKILQEYITQEGYKLERGARGMVLPAAITGAVSWRKEGIKYNKNEVFLDVVESINLLVSANGTVLRSEIVGAVKMKSKLSGMPELRLGLNDKILFENSAKTGAPKGKGVELEDVKFHQCVRLSKFENDRTISFIPPDGEFELMSYRLNTTVKPLIWVECISDTHAHSRVEYMVKAKSQFKGKSIANNVEIIVPVPPDADTPKFRCTVGTCKYAPEKDAIIWTIKQFPGGGREFLMRAHFGLPSISDEKPATKPPIMVKFEIPYYTVSGIQVRYLKIIEKSGYQALPWVRYVCLSGDYQFRTS; this is encoded by the exons atggCCGCATCAGCTATATTTTTAATGGACTCAAAGGGTAAAGTTCTAATCTCACGTAACTATCGTGGTGATGTTCCAATGAGTGTTGCATCAAAATTTAtatcaaaaattttagaagaagaagatCTCAACTTAAAACCAATCATCCAAGAAGATGGTATCTCTTATATTTATGTTAaacataataatttatttt tattgGCAACAACAGAAAGAAATGCAAATGCGgcaacaatattattatttttatataaaatgatTGAAGTTTTTAATGAATACTTTAAAGAATTAGAAGAAGAGAGTATTAGGGATAACTTTGTAGTAATTTATGAATTGATGGATGAAATGATGGATTTTGGATATCCACAATCTACAGAGCCAAAGATTCTTCAAGAATATATTACTCAAGAAGGTTATAAATTAGAGAGAGGTGCAAGAGGTATGGTATTACCAGCAGCAATTACAGGTGCAGTCTCTTGGAGAAAAGAAggtattaaatataataagaATGAAGTATTTTTAGATGTTGTCGAATCAATCAATCTTTTAGTTTCAGCAAATGGTACTGTACTTAGAAGTGAAATCGTTGGTGCCGttaaaatgaaatcaaaattatctgGTATGCCAGAATTAAGATTaggtttaaatgataaaattttatttgaaaatagtgCAAAga ctGGTGCACCAAAAGGTAAAGGTGTAGAATTAGAAGATGTTAAATTCCACCAATGTGTtagattatcaaaatttgaaaatgatagaaCTATTTCATTCATTCCACCAGATGGCGAATTCGAATTGATGAGTTATCGTTTGAATACAACTGTTAAACCATTGATATGGGTAGAATGTATTAGTGACACACATGCACATTCGCGTGTTGAATATATGGTTAAAGCCAAATCACAATTTAAGGGTAAATCAATTGCAAACAATGTAGAGATCATAGTACCAGTACCACCAGATGCTGATACTCCAAAATTCAGATGCACTGTTGGTACTTGTAAATATGCACCAGAGAAAGACGCAATCATTTGGACAATCAAACAATTCCCAGGTGGTGGTAGAGAGTTTTTAATGAGAGCTCATTTTGGTTTACCATCAATCTCTGATGAAAAACCAGCTACTAAACCTCCAATCATGGTTAAATTCGAAATTCCATATTACACCGTTTCTGGTATCCAAGTTAGATatcttaaaattattgaaaaatctGGTTATCAAGCTTTACCTTGGGTACGTTATGTTTGTTTAAGTGGTGATTATCAGTTTAGAacttcttaa
- the myoF gene encoding class I myosin has translation MEPLPLENEDNQLNSNKSTTVSSKNFSNIFHNNIHNKDVVGLTDMCFLENVEENELMNNLQNRFNKDHIYTYIGEQVISVNPFSNKANIYTEQVLKSYQNMYMYEVSPHIYALAQDTYKKLLLSKESQCVIITGESGSGKTEASKIFLNYISKVCSGNLENIQGIMRLIIESNIVLESFGNAKTLRNDNSSRFGKFIEIEFDGKGSPISGKISQFLLEKSRVHSRAIGERSFHVFYQFLTDKRITSKLGLSNDPTQYKYLKDSMCFSISSINDSKDFQKVLESLKQLAWTEQEMESIWRVLGAILLIGNIEFSNDVEKSNVDAVYISTPETLKKVSQLLQCSEDSLEKSLISRSLTLGAGKRQSSIKVLLNQTQAKETRDAFSKVLYDRLFTSIIDKINSTISSKSNNGSNYIIESTIGILDIYGFEIFENNSFEQFIINYSNEKLQQLFINLVLRQEQEEYLKEGIEWKTIDNYFDNTPIIDLIEGQPVGLLKLLEEACLIGQSTPELLIQKFNQFFSKNKHFESFETSNNLSIESQSFTLKHYASPVTYNLDSFIYKNKDPLYQDLIFTMESSKDKFILSLFNKDFQKNSLGVKKIPITAATQFKNAINDLIGKLNTCQPHYIRCIKSNEDKRSNHFDYEAVRHQVRYLNMLETIRVRKAGYCHKQHYTRFLGRYKMISKETWPFWNGTPKDGVMAIVRAASAIQNSTSECQFGKKKLFIKSASTLFHFEELRQKILPSIVITIQRVWRGYKVRKWYKQELQRLREEKEEIQKQIKRKNSANLIQTYYLRYKVLTYIKKLKPWSVGPHYNKGHIMPTLWLRRTPIDSLMQSIHIIWWAKVKVTSLSMEARSLVRQKILALDLFGMGYSRKKEWDCRRKFQADYLSDDSNPKKSQFSESVQAMFQKGGDKEILFADNVIKINKRGKSQLRSLIITDQHIYKYDTKKYTQKKVGLKLHSIVALSTSNKKDTFLAIHFKQPIRDLYIDLGCDFVEKVSEVCTNLVQQVYKLTGTTIPLVFRDPLTFNNSRDSRNNGTDFVVSFSQYPKGKEQRQSTFVKGKGNTAIVYYNLD, from the exons atggaaccACTTCCtttagaaaatgaagataatcaattaaattcaaataaatcaacaacagtATCgtcaaaaaattttagtaaTATTTTTCATAATAATATACATAATAAAGATGTAGTTGGATTAACAGATATGTGttttttagaaaatgttGAAGAGAATGAATTAATgaataatttacaaaatagatttaataaagatCATATTTATACATATATTGGTGAACAAGTTATTAGTGTTAATCCATTCTCAAATAAAGCAAATATCTATACTGAAcaagttttaaaatcttaTCAAAATATGTACATGTATGAAGTTTCACCACATATTTATGCTTTAGCTCAAGATacttataaaaaattattattatcaaaagaaTCACAATGTGTTATTATAACTGGTGAATCTGGTTCtg GTAAAACTGAAGcatcaaaaatatttttaaattatatttcaaaAGTTTGTAGTGgtaatttagaaaatattcAAGGTATAATGagattaataattgaatcaaatatTGTTTTGGAATCATTTGGTAACGCTAAAACATTAAGAAATGATAATTCAAGTAGATTTGGTAAATTTATAGAGATTGAGTTTGATGGTAAAGGTTCGCCAATCTCTGGAAAGATATCACAATTTCTATTGGAGAAATCAAGAGTTCATAGTAGAGCAATTGGTGAAAGAAGTTTTCAtgtattttatcaatttctaaCTGATAAAAGAATAACCAGTAAATTGGGATTATCAAATGACCCAActcaatataaatatttaaaagattcaaTGTGTTTCTCAATTTCATCTATTAACGATTCAAAAGATTTTCAAAAGGTTTTAGAATCGCTAAAACAATTAGCATGGACAGAACAAGAGATGGAATCCATATGGAGAGTGTTGGGAGCAATATTGTTAATTGGTAATATcgaattttcaaatgatgttgaaaaatcaaatgtGGACGCAGTCTATATCTCAACACCTGAAACTTTAAAGAAAGTTTCACAATTATTACAATGCTCAGAGGATAGTTTAGagaaatcattaatttcacgTTCATTGACATTGGGTGCAGGTAAAAGACAATCAAGTATTaaagtattattaaatcaaactCAAGCTAAAGAAACTCGTGATGCATTTTCAAAAGTTTTATATGATAGATTATTCACatcaattattgataaaatcaattcaacaataagttcaaaaagtaataatggtAGCAATTATATTATTGAATCAACAATTGGtattttagatatttatggatttgaaatatttgaaaataatagttttgaacaatttattataaattattcaaatgaaaaattacaacaactttttataaatttagtaTTACGTCAAGAGCAAgaagaatatttaaaagaagGAATTGAATGGAAAACTATTGATAACTATTTCGATAATACAccaattattgatttaattgaaggACAACCAGTTGGTTTATTGAAACTTTTGGAAGAGGCATGTTTGATTGGTCAATCTACACCAGAGTTATTGATTCAAAAGTTTAATCAATTCTTTTCAAAGAATAAACATTTCGAGTCTTTTGaaacatcaaataatttatcaattgaaagtCAAAGTTTTACATTGAAACATTATGCATCACCTGTGACTTATAATTTGGatagttttatttacaaGAATAAGGATCCATTATATCAAGATTTAATATTCACAATGGAGAGTAGTAAAGATAAATTCAttctttcattatttaataaagatttcCAAAAGAATAGCTTGGGTGTAAAGAAAATACCAATCACTGCAGCAACACAGTTTAAAAATGCAatcaatgatttaattggtaaattgAATACATGTCAACCACATTATATTCGTTGTATAAAATCTAATGAAGATAAACGTTCCAATCATTTCGATTATGAGGCTGTTAGACACCAAGTTAgatatttaaatatgttGGAAACCATTCGTGTTCGTAAAGCAGGCTATTGTCATAAACAGCATTACACTCGTTTCCTTGGTAGAtataaaatgatttcaaaAGAAACTTGGCCATTTTGGAATGGTACACCAAAGGATGGTGTAATGGCAATTGTTCGTGCTGCAAGTGCTATTCAAAATAGTACTAGTGAATGTCAATTTGGTaagaagaaattatttattaaatctgcATCTACATTATTCCATTTCGAAGAATTACGTCAAAAGATATTACCATCCATAGTGATCACCATCCAAAGAGTATGGAGAGGCTATAAGGTACGTAAATGGTACAAACAAGAGTTACAACGTTTAAGAGAGGAGAAAGAGGAGattcaaaaacaaatcaaaagaaagaatagtgcaaatttaattcaaactTATTATTTACGTTATAAAGTTTTGACATatattaaaaagttaaaaccCTGGTCTGTAGGGCCACATTATAACAAGGGTCACATCATGCCAACACTTTGGTTACGTAGAACCCCAATTGATTCACTCATGCAATCGATCCACATTATTTGGTGGGCAAAGGTTAAAGTCACCTCGCTATCAATGGAAGCACGTTCATTGGTTCGTCAAAAGATATTAGCATTGGATTTGTTTGGTATGGGTTATTCTAGAAAGAAAGAATGGGATTGTCGTAGAAAATTCCAAGCTGATTATCTATCTGATGATAGTAATCCAAAGAAATCACAATTCTCTGAATCGGTTCAAGCAATGTTTCAAAAAGGTGGCGATAAAGAGATCCTTTTCGCTGATAatgtaattaaaattaataaacgtGGTAAATCTCAATTAAGATCACTCATTATCACCGATCAACATATCTACAAATACGATACTAAAAAGTATACTCAAAAAAAGGTGGGTCTTAAACTTCACTCAATCGTCGCTCTTTCCActagtaataaaaaagataccTTCTTGGCAATTCATTTCAAACAACCAATTCGTGATCTTTACATTGATCTTGGCTGTGATTTCGTTGAAAAGGTCTCTGAGGTTTGTACAAATTTAGTTCAACAAGTTTATAAATTAACTGGTACAACCATACCTTTGGTTTTTCGTGATCCTTTAACTTTTAACAATAGTAGAGATTCTCGTAATAATGGTACTGATTTCGTTGTAAGTTTCTCTCAATATCCAAAAGGTAAAGAACAACGTCAATCAACTTTTGTAAAAGGTAAAGGTAATACTgcaattgtttattataatttagattaa
- the tirA gene encoding Toll-Interleukin receptor domain-containing protein (Similar to TIR): protein MPSLFSSLKFFCFSPTKDTSDKKIKDEILKKIEVNGGTVQYCIQKFSTNYIILCNGLDEYDRDQHYYNFQSNSLLFLEKSKSLGIPILSYKFINDCIGKNLIINDLQGYKISNIIDETIIKFEYQEPEEEIKEIQEIQEIQEIQEIQEIQEAYDDFFDLFGLDSAPIADGDVFKNMPPISQVLAEKAKEEKENQEKQEKERQEKEKKEKEKSKFKSTYISDRKLAMNQKTSPTTTSYFDNEIDDKENINNNDDDFDIDEIDFNLFSNIDLEINEKPIEEDFNLFNIGHYDDNVNRNIKTKSKFDNLNNKIKNNGYIFQFVNKDVSLYHEKDFPNNFKSIKLFEQSSKGLSCMITEDNRCYIWGNIKSNQKVEQLADHYQVDYCSVGGSHSVMIKRGIHTVGLNKFGQLGYKNGNTNCIGGGGNNKLMIENQIQRSISIINQNFLKKVLMVSCGKDFNVLLTNEGQVFSWGKNDQGQLGLGNSDSKENYEIKLVNFDDPYDSNSNKFISFISCGGNHSIAIESNSSTDGNCRLYGWGSNSQGQIGEKYSSVPILIKNQDQKSFNWKSPLVLCTQDTTIVVETPLKCTTFGVKFNSFLMNLKENFQDLTQFDIVVLKKRIGVLVYDEYLKASFLLRSLNYNENYHYQLIKLIIESNKFQHSHAVKLAKDCCEYGNLKVFKLLEHKFPLNLIDPVTLESPIHYSTLFNNNHLKSKIILEYCLINKIYSIDQLNKQKETPLHYCSRFGNYEIATILLVRGCNRNLKDVQGQTPLHISVSQTNHQLSSLLCKHGAQSIPDKTMKNPLQYCSADIKSNLQNILFTNEVFISYAHKDSEFVNNLRSNFGLFSLRCWLDEYRLQAGCNWRAEITRGVVNSDVVVFVISETSINSLWCRKELKMSKKLGKVIIPIFLQSVQIDPILYGLFTFIPKTTKKTFKEMSEKEVISNVSSISNLIHSILNGTQDSKLLTIQQQQQQNFEKSVQSLSRKEFFDKCYLNDKNSGCYLLFNNADRILFDFICDKFKENSIPTISSDEIIGRPSDQDDQFSLFNLMKQKKQNSIQRKKNIELEKKLKLENDEKLKQQWKIKRKIEKKLEKSKLIPSDPNYQYLENYLIQLYNFKNDNENEINENENNNNNQNNQNNQNNIIQNNYNYNNNNNYYDDNDIPILNNNFNSSELNNNYFSSSTTIQIEDSYNNNNNQAIYYDDGKTSEEEFYKQLLIEKENEKYHSIQPLKEFIKNSLLMCILFTRKTTKTEIEKYCLQIEYAKSFKDEKGNQDKTIIVITPDLSLKDNQNTPSIIKDLVWYEIDSKNIDLIFENITLMYEVLEKTLQISNLVNNNK from the exons atgccgagtttattttcaagtttaaaatttttttgtttttcaccGACCAAAGATACATCAgataaaaagattaaagatgaaattttaaaaaagattgaaGTAAATGGTGGTACTGTTCAATATTGTattcaaaaattttcaacaaattatataataCTTTGTAATGGTTTGGATGAATATGATAGAGATcaacattattataattttcaatcaaattc attattatttttggaaaaatcaaaaagttTAGGTATACCAATATTgtcatataaatttattaatgattgtattggtaaaaatttaataattaatgatttacaaggttataaaatttcaaatattattgacgaaacaattattaaatttgaatatcaAGAACCTGAAGaagaaataaaagaaattcaagAAATTCAAGAAATTCAAGAAATTCAAGAAATTCAAGAAATTCAAGAAGCTTATgatgatttttttgatttatttggtCTTGATAGTGCACCAATAGCAGATGGTgatgtttttaaaaacatgCCACCAATAAGCCAAGTTTTAGCTGAAAAAGctaaagaagaaaaagaaaatcaagaaaaacaagaaaaagaaagacaagaaaaagaaaaaaaagaaaaagaaaaatctaaatttaaaagtacaTATATTTCAGATAGAAAATTAGCAATGAATCAAAAaacatcaccaacaacaacatcttattttgataatgaaattgatgataaagaaaacattaataataatgatgatgattttgatattgatgaaattgattttaatttattttcgaatattgatttagaaattaacgaaaaaccaattgaagaagattttaatttatttaatattggccattatgatgataatgtgaatcgaaatataaaaactaaatcaaaatttgataattt aaataataaaattaaaaataatggttatatatttcaatttgtaaataaagaTGTATCATTATATCATGAAAAAGATTttccaaataattttaaatcaattaaattatttgaacaaTCATCAAAAGGTTTATCATGTATGATAACTGAAGATAATAGATGCTATATTTGGggtaatattaaatcaaatcaaaaagtTGAGCAATTGGCAGACCATTATCAAGTTGATTATTGTTCAGTTGGTGGTTCACATTCAGTTATGATTAAAAGAGGTATTCATACTGttggtttaaataaatttggtcAATTAGGttataaaaatggaaatacTAATtgtattggtggtggtggtaataataaattaatgattgaaaatcaaattcaaagatcaatttcaattataaatcaaaattttttgaaaaaagttttaatggTATCATGTGGTAAAGATTTTAATGTATTATTAACAAACGAAGGTCAAGTTTTTAGTTGGGGTAAAAATGATCAAGGTCAATTAGGTTTAGGTAATAGTGATAGTAAGGAGaattatgaaattaaattagttAATTTCGATGATCCATATGAtagtaattcaaataaatttatatcatttattaGTTGTGGTGGAAATCATTCAATTgcaattgaatcaaataGTAGCACAGATGGTAATTGTAGATTATATGGTTGGGGTAGTAATAGTCAAGGTCAAATCGGGGAAAAGTATTCATCAGtaccaatattaataaaaaatcaagatcaaaaatcatttaattggAAATCACCATTGGTTTTATGTACACAAGATACAACAATCGTTGTTGAAACCCCATTGAAATGTACAACATTTGgtgttaaatttaattcatttttaatgaatttaaaagaaaacttTCAAGATTTAACTCAATTTGATATTGTAGTTTTAAAGAAAAGGATTGGGGTTTTAGTTTAtgatgaatatttaaaagcTAGCTTTTTATTGAGATCATTGAATTACAAtgaaaattatcattaccaattaattaaattaataattgaatcaaataaatttcaacATTCTCATGCAGTTAAACTTGCAAAAGATTGTTGTGAATAtggtaatttaaaagtttttaaattgttggaACATAAATTCccattgaatttaattgacCCAGTTACATTGGAATCTCCAATTCACTATTCAACATTATTCAATAACAATCATTTGAAATCTAAAATCATTTTAgaatattgtttaattaataaaatctatTCAATCGATCAattaaacaaacaaaaagaaaCACCATTACATTATTGTTCAAGATTTGGTAATTATGAAATCGCTACAATACTTTTAGTACGTGGTTGTAATAGAAATTTAAAGGATGTACAAGGTCAAACTCCATTACACATTTCAGTATCACAAACTAATCATCAATTGTCATCATTACTTTGTAAACATGGTGCTCAAAGTATACCTGATAAAACTATGAAAAATCCATTACAATATTGTTCTGctgatattaaatcaaatcttcaaaatattttattcacAAATGAGGTTTTCATATCTTATGCTCATAAAGATTcagaatttgtaaataatttacgTTCAAACtttggtttattttcattacgTTGTTGGTTGGATGAATATCGTCTACAAGCTGGTTGTAATTGGAGAGCTGAAATCACTAGAGGTGTTGTCAATTCAGATGTTGTGGTTTTTGTTATTTCTGAAACTTCAATTAACTCACTTTGGTGTAGAAAAGAATTGAAAATGTCAAAGAAATTAGGTAAAGTTATAATACCAATCTTTTTACAATCAGTTCAAATCGATCCAATTCTATATggtttatttacatttataCCAAAAACCactaaaaaaacatttaaagaAATGTCTGAAAAAGAGGTAATTTCAAAtgtttcatcaatttcaaatttaattcattcaattttaaatggtaCACAAGATTCAAAACTTTTAActattcaacaacaacaacaacaaaactttgaaaaatcagttcaatcattatcacgtaaagaattttttgataaatgttatttaaatgataaaaacagtggttgttatttattatttaataatgcagatagaattttatttgatttcatttgtgataaatttaaagaaaattcaaTTCCAACAATTAGTTCAGATGAAATCATTGGTAGACCTTCGGATCAAGATGATCAATTTAgtttattcaatttaatgaaacaaaaaaaacaaaattcaattcaaagaaaaaaaaatattgaacttgaaaagaaattaaaattagaaaatgatgaaaaattaaaacaacaatggaaaattaaaagaaaaattgaaaaaaagttagaaaaatcaaaattaattccaTCTGATccaaattatcaatatcttgaaaattatttaattcaattatataattttaaaaatgataatgaaaatgaaattaatgaaaatgaaaataataataataatcaaaataatcaaaataatcaaaataatattattcaaaataattataattataataataataataattattatgatgACAATGAtattccaattttaaataataattttaattcaagtgaattaaataataattatttttcatcatcaactacAATTCAAATTGAAgatagttataataataataataatcaagcAATTTATTATGATGATGGTAAAACAAGTGAAGAagaattttataaacaattattgattgaaaaagaaaatgaaaaatatcaCTCAATTCAaccattaaaagaatttattaaaaattcattattaatgtgtattttatttacaaggaaaacaacaaaaacagaAATTGAAAAGTATTGTTTACAAATTGAATAtgcaaaatcatttaaagatgaaaaagGCAATCAAGATAAAACTATAATAGTTATTACTCCTGATCTTTCtttaaaagataatcaaaatactccatcaataattaaagatttagtTTGGTATGAAAttgattctaaaaatattgatttaatatttgaaaatataactTTAATGTATGAAGTTTTAGAAAAAACTttacaaatttcaaatttagtaaataataataaataa